Proteins encoded within one genomic window of Pedobacter africanus:
- a CDS encoding DUF1501 domain-containing protein yields the protein MTSRRGFIKAGGLALFGIGLGGIPGFLAEAVAGTKAPGLFKRKKILVCIFQRGAMDGLMAVTPFTDKYLKAARPTLFMDAARGNGKGTPLIDLDGRFGLHPSMAAFEPMFREKRMAIVHGIGSPNSTRSHFDAQDFMESGTPFRKGTESGWLNRAVGLLGHDAATPFQGVSLTSSLPRSFYGENPAVAISNLQDFNIQLRGNVKGANMAAKSFEDLYDTTSSGLLKETGKESFDAIKMLQKVDTKNYRPSNNAVYPNTALGNSLKQIAQLIKMDVGMEVAFAESGGWDTHFNQGAETGIFARNVNDLSNSIMAFWADMGTYQDDVTVMTMTEFGRTVKQNGTGGTDHGRGSCNFILGNGVNGGLVHGLVNPLAVENLEDGRDLAVTTDFRSVFSEVADKHLNINNDKVLFPDWEGNKIGVMR from the coding sequence ATGACTTCAAGAAGAGGATTTATTAAAGCTGGCGGACTGGCCCTGTTTGGTATAGGATTGGGTGGTATCCCAGGTTTTTTGGCAGAAGCTGTAGCCGGAACAAAAGCGCCGGGTTTGTTTAAAAGGAAAAAGATTCTGGTGTGTATTTTTCAGCGCGGTGCCATGGATGGCCTGATGGCAGTAACACCTTTTACAGATAAATATTTAAAAGCGGCAAGACCTACCCTGTTTATGGACGCGGCGAGGGGAAACGGAAAGGGGACACCTTTAATTGATCTGGACGGCCGTTTCGGACTGCACCCTTCGATGGCTGCTTTTGAGCCGATGTTCAGGGAAAAAAGAATGGCCATTGTACATGGTATCGGATCGCCCAATAGTACCCGTTCGCATTTTGATGCCCAGGATTTTATGGAATCGGGGACACCTTTCCGGAAAGGGACCGAGAGCGGCTGGTTAAACAGGGCAGTAGGTTTGTTAGGCCATGATGCCGCTACACCTTTTCAGGGAGTGAGTCTAACCTCTTCGTTGCCAAGGTCGTTCTATGGCGAAAACCCGGCAGTGGCCATCAGCAACCTTCAGGATTTTAACATTCAGCTGAGAGGAAATGTGAAGGGAGCAAATATGGCTGCAAAAAGCTTCGAGGATCTATACGATACGACTTCATCGGGTTTGCTGAAGGAAACCGGAAAAGAGAGTTTTGATGCGATAAAAATGCTGCAGAAGGTGGATACAAAAAACTATAGACCATCAAACAATGCGGTATATCCGAATACTGCGCTGGGCAATTCATTGAAACAGATTGCCCAGTTAATTAAAATGGATGTAGGAATGGAAGTCGCTTTTGCTGAATCAGGTGGCTGGGACACCCACTTTAACCAGGGCGCAGAAACAGGGATTTTTGCCAGGAACGTGAACGACCTGAGCAATAGTATTATGGCCTTCTGGGCAGATATGGGTACTTATCAGGATGACGTGACGGTGATGACCATGACAGAATTTGGCCGTACGGTAAAGCAGAATGGTACCGGTGGAACAGACCATGGCCGTGGGTCCTGCAATTTTATTCTGGGCAATGGCGTAAACGGAGGATTGGTACACGGACTGGTAAACCCGCTTGCCGTAGAAAACCTGGAAGATGGAAGAGACCTGGCGGTGACCACCGATTTCAGAAGTGTATTTAGCGAGGTGGCTGATAAACACTTGAATATCAATAACGATAAGGTCTTGTTCCCGGATTGGGAAGGTAACAAAATCGGTGTAATGCGCTAG
- a CDS encoding SDR family oxidoreductase codes for MNNKVIWITGASSGIGEALVYAYSNAGAKLIISARNRDELYRVKSACKSPVNIHVLPLDLEKTELLADKAQEAIRIYGYIDMLINSGGISQRSLALETQLQTEQRLMNVNFWGTVVLSKAVLPAMIANGSGKIVCISSLVGKFGTRLRSAYSASKHALHGYFDSLRAEVFDKNIQISIICPGFIKTNVSVNALTGNGSPQGTMDAGQASGMPAYECARQIIQAIQQHKEEVYIGGKEVKGVWFKRLFPLRFSRYMRTAQVTR; via the coding sequence ATGAACAATAAAGTCATCTGGATTACCGGCGCATCTTCAGGCATTGGCGAAGCCTTGGTCTATGCTTACAGCAATGCAGGCGCCAAACTGATCATTTCGGCCCGTAACCGCGACGAACTTTACAGGGTTAAAAGTGCTTGTAAAAGTCCGGTTAATATTCATGTCCTCCCGCTTGACCTGGAAAAAACAGAGCTGCTTGCTGATAAAGCCCAGGAAGCCATACGCATCTATGGCTATATCGACATGCTCATCAACAGTGGCGGCATCAGTCAGCGTAGCCTGGCCCTGGAAACCCAGCTGCAAACCGAGCAACGGCTGATGAATGTGAATTTTTGGGGTACGGTTGTACTGAGCAAGGCTGTATTACCAGCTATGATTGCCAACGGAAGCGGCAAGATCGTTTGCATCAGCAGCCTGGTAGGCAAATTTGGCACACGCTTGCGGTCCGCCTACTCGGCTTCCAAGCATGCATTACATGGTTATTTTGATTCCCTTCGTGCAGAGGTATTCGACAAAAACATCCAGATCAGCATCATATGTCCCGGTTTTATCAAGACAAACGTATCTGTAAATGCGCTGACCGGCAATGGCAGTCCGCAGGGAACGATGGACGCTGGTCAGGCCAGTGGAATGCCGGCATATGAATGCGCCAGACAAATCATACAGGCCATTCAGCAGCACAAAGAAGAGGTCTACATCGGTGGTAAAGAGGTAAAAGGAGTATGGTTTAAACGCCTCTTCCCCCTGCGTTTTTCCCGGTACATGAGAACCGCACAGGTCACACGCTGA
- a CDS encoding cupin-like domain-containing protein, which yields MSFILKPVDTVESISPADFKKNYLDARRPLIIKGLTKTWPAREKWDTEYLKKIGGDITVSLMDNSKADPSKPINASVAEMKFGDYLDLIKREPTELRIFFFNLFKHHPDLINDIVIPKDLMGGFIESMPAMFFGGSNSVTFLHYDIDLPHLFHTHFGGRKHIILFDNKWKKRLYCIPNATYALEDYDVANPDFEKFPALKGVEGYEVFLEHGDTLFMPTGMWHWMKYLDGSFSLSLRAWDASITRKAQSVFNLAVKGGLDSVLKMAFKAPYAKWRERLAIKRAENALAEGSPK from the coding sequence ATGAGCTTTATTTTAAAGCCGGTAGATACCGTTGAGAGCATTAGCCCTGCTGATTTTAAAAAAAATTACCTGGATGCACGCCGTCCGCTGATCATTAAAGGCCTGACCAAAACATGGCCTGCCCGCGAAAAATGGGATACTGAATATCTGAAAAAGATAGGCGGAGACATTACCGTAAGCCTGATGGACAATTCCAAGGCCGACCCCTCCAAGCCCATCAATGCCTCGGTTGCAGAAATGAAATTCGGAGATTACCTCGATCTGATCAAAAGGGAACCTACAGAACTTCGTATATTTTTCTTTAACCTATTCAAACATCATCCCGACCTGATCAATGACATCGTCATCCCGAAAGACCTGATGGGCGGCTTTATAGAGAGCATGCCGGCCATGTTTTTTGGCGGCTCCAATTCTGTTACCTTCCTGCATTACGATATAGATCTGCCCCATCTTTTCCATACCCATTTTGGCGGCAGAAAACACATCATCCTGTTCGACAACAAATGGAAAAAAAGGCTTTACTGTATTCCAAATGCAACTTATGCGTTGGAAGACTATGATGTAGCCAATCCCGACTTCGAAAAATTCCCGGCACTGAAAGGTGTGGAGGGATATGAAGTATTTCTGGAACATGGCGATACCCTGTTTATGCCAACAGGTATGTGGCACTGGATGAAATACCTCGACGGTTCCTTCTCTTTGAGCCTGAGGGCCTGGGATGCCTCCATTACCCGCAAAGCACAAAGTGTGTTTAACCTGGCTGTAAAAGGAGGACTGGACAGTGTGCTTAAAATGGCTTTCAAAGCCCCATATGCTAAATGGAGAGAA
- a CDS encoding formylglycine-generating enzyme family protein, translating to MKRIILSLLAVAAIAACNQRNTAGGGNVDSTMNSAVDTTGKADSSCCDAKLPKRFGSLTPIDSLGSGTGEGKASHTGMKFIPTGSFIMGAADQEGRADEYPAHQVSVKGFWIDETEVTNAQFARFVKATGYVTQAERKPDWEELKKQLPPGTPKPAEELLQPASLTFRKPAGRVNINDVSQWWSWTAGACWKHPQGPKSNIIGKENYPVTQVSWVDAAAYAKWAGKRLPTEAEWEYAARGGLKGKKYPWGDEALDKGKLKANTWQGEFPYNDLKTDGFSSVAPVKSFAANGFGLYDMAGNVWEWTADWYTADYYKTLKGTVNNPKGPVKSYDPEEPTVPKKVIRGGSFMCHSSYCKGYRVSSKMKSSIDTGLENTGFRCVAD from the coding sequence GTGAAAAGAATTATTTTATCCTTGCTGGCGGTGGCTGCAATTGCCGCCTGTAACCAGCGAAATACAGCTGGCGGTGGGAACGTTGACAGTACCATGAACAGTGCGGTTGATACTACAGGGAAAGCAGATTCCAGTTGTTGTGATGCCAAGCTGCCCAAAAGGTTTGGTTCACTTACCCCAATAGATTCACTGGGCTCTGGTACAGGAGAAGGCAAAGCATCTCATACCGGAATGAAGTTTATCCCTACGGGTAGTTTTATCATGGGAGCGGCCGATCAGGAAGGACGGGCAGATGAATATCCTGCACACCAGGTGTCGGTAAAGGGCTTTTGGATAGATGAAACCGAAGTAACCAATGCCCAGTTTGCCCGTTTTGTAAAGGCCACCGGCTATGTCACACAGGCAGAGCGCAAACCAGATTGGGAGGAACTCAAAAAACAACTGCCCCCAGGAACACCAAAGCCTGCAGAAGAATTGTTGCAGCCCGCCTCTTTAACGTTCAGGAAGCCCGCCGGACGTGTAAACATTAATGATGTTTCGCAATGGTGGAGCTGGACTGCAGGAGCATGCTGGAAACATCCTCAGGGGCCAAAAAGCAATATCATTGGTAAAGAAAATTATCCGGTAACCCAGGTTTCGTGGGTAGATGCTGCAGCATATGCAAAATGGGCGGGCAAAAGGTTACCAACAGAGGCCGAGTGGGAATATGCTGCCAGAGGCGGGTTGAAAGGCAAGAAATATCCATGGGGAGATGAAGCATTGGACAAGGGTAAGCTCAAAGCCAATACCTGGCAGGGAGAATTTCCTTACAACGACTTAAAAACAGATGGCTTTTCGAGTGTTGCACCTGTCAAATCCTTTGCCGCAAATGGTTTCGGATTGTACGATATGGCCGGAAATGTATGGGAGTGGACGGCCGACTGGTATACGGCTGACTATTATAAAACTTTAAAAGGCACTGTAAATAATCCTAAGGGGCCGGTAAAAAGCTACGATCCTGAAGAGCCCACAGTTCCAAAGAAAGTGATCAGGGGAGGATCATTTATGTGTCACTCTTCTTACTGCAAAGGTTACAGGGTGAGTTCAAAAATGAAATCATCCATAGATACAGGCCTGGAGAATACCGGTTTCAGGTGCGTTGCCGATTAA
- a CDS encoding DUF1800 domain-containing protein: protein MKAPAKVLYSFGLVLFIAVLCSSFQKEKPAAVKFAFPYKQAGLTERQAAAHLLSRFTYGAKAEDIDEVVKTGLEKWFKEQLDGQQADQLLDGKLKQYEDINLSNTEVENKYPRPGQAVRMAVKEGFIDKDSVNKADGKEYRQQVKAYMDSKGYKPQQELYRQFFNQKILRAAYTNNQLHELLTDFWFNHFNVSLTKNQCASFVPAYERDVIRPNVTGKFQTLLMATAKSPAMLMYLDNFSSSGQPAAANNTLEMQMGEGPMAKKRQAARAKLMANSPALKKLQANKKKQGGLNENYAREVMELHTLGVDGGYTQNDVTQAARILTGWTIAPMGENGYGSAAKNLMERVGESTLEKRGYVHDGDFLFVPTRHDNGEKVVLGKRFPANRGYEEGVELLTMLAHHPSTAKFISKKLATRFVNDNPSQQLVDKMAGAFTRTDGDIKQVMIAMVCAPEFWNKEALREKTKSPFELAISAVRSLNAEITQPYQLYAWINKMGQRMYYYQAPTGFPDRGQYWINTGSLLNRMNFGLALATQRIPGIKINLASLNDNHEPESSDAALVTYSKLIMPERNLEETVKRLKPMLNDPNLANKVESAAAKATPPATMDTMTNEEEGMMAAGKNLKGKPGKKAYGKNADALAMATGNNTMLAQVVGVIIGSPEFQRK from the coding sequence ATGAAAGCACCGGCTAAAGTTCTCTATTCTTTTGGTTTAGTATTATTTATCGCAGTGCTGTGCTCCTCTTTTCAAAAAGAGAAGCCGGCAGCTGTGAAGTTTGCATTCCCGTATAAGCAGGCGGGACTTACCGAGCGACAGGCCGCAGCGCACCTGCTCAGCAGGTTTACCTATGGGGCCAAAGCAGAGGATATTGATGAAGTGGTAAAGACCGGCCTGGAAAAATGGTTTAAAGAGCAACTGGATGGGCAACAGGCCGATCAGCTGCTTGATGGGAAACTGAAACAATACGAGGACATCAACCTGAGCAATACCGAGGTTGAAAATAAATATCCCCGCCCAGGACAGGCTGTAAGGATGGCTGTTAAGGAAGGTTTTATTGACAAAGACTCTGTAAACAAAGCTGATGGGAAGGAATACCGGCAGCAGGTGAAGGCCTATATGGATTCCAAAGGCTATAAACCGCAACAGGAACTTTACCGCCAGTTTTTTAACCAGAAAATATTAAGGGCTGCTTATACCAATAACCAGCTGCATGAATTGCTGACAGACTTCTGGTTCAACCATTTTAATGTTTCTTTAACAAAGAACCAATGTGCCTCATTTGTTCCGGCATATGAACGTGATGTGATCCGCCCGAACGTTACTGGCAAATTCCAGACTTTGCTGATGGCTACGGCAAAATCACCAGCCATGCTGATGTACCTGGATAATTTTTCAAGTAGCGGGCAGCCTGCTGCAGCAAATAACACTTTGGAAATGCAGATGGGCGAAGGGCCTATGGCCAAAAAACGCCAGGCGGCCCGGGCAAAATTAATGGCAAACTCGCCAGCGCTGAAAAAATTACAGGCCAATAAGAAAAAACAGGGCGGTTTAAATGAAAATTACGCACGTGAAGTAATGGAACTCCATACTTTAGGCGTAGATGGTGGTTATACCCAAAATGATGTAACCCAGGCCGCAAGGATACTGACCGGCTGGACAATAGCGCCCATGGGCGAGAATGGCTACGGATCGGCCGCCAAAAACCTGATGGAACGGGTTGGCGAAAGTACCCTTGAAAAACGTGGCTACGTACATGATGGTGACTTCCTTTTCGTCCCTACGCGCCATGACAATGGGGAGAAGGTGGTGTTGGGTAAACGCTTCCCTGCAAACAGAGGGTATGAGGAAGGCGTTGAACTCCTTACGATGCTGGCCCACCATCCTTCTACCGCCAAATTCATTTCCAAAAAACTGGCTACAAGGTTTGTGAACGATAACCCTTCCCAGCAGCTGGTCGATAAAATGGCCGGAGCATTTACCCGGACAGATGGCGATATTAAACAGGTAATGATTGCCATGGTCTGTGCCCCCGAGTTCTGGAACAAGGAGGCGCTGAGAGAGAAAACCAAATCACCGTTTGAACTGGCAATCAGTGCGGTCCGTAGCCTCAATGCAGAGATTACACAGCCTTATCAGCTTTATGCCTGGATCAATAAAATGGGTCAAAGGATGTACTATTACCAGGCCCCAACCGGTTTTCCTGACCGCGGACAGTACTGGATCAATACGGGTTCTTTGTTGAACCGGATGAATTTCGGGCTGGCACTGGCTACGCAACGTATCCCGGGAATTAAGATCAACCTGGCTTCTTTGAACGACAACCATGAACCGGAAAGCAGCGATGCGGCCCTGGTTACCTATAGTAAACTCATTATGCCTGAGCGGAACCTGGAAGAAACGGTTAAACGGTTGAAACCAATGTTAAATGACCCTAACCTGGCGAACAAGGTAGAAAGCGCAGCCGCCAAAGCAACACCTCCTGCAACCATGGATACCATGACAAATGAGGAGGAGGGAATGATGGCTGCCGGCAAAAACCTTAAAGGAAAGCCGGGTAAAAAAGCGTATGGTAAAAATGCAGACGCCCTGGCTATGGCAACAGGCAACAATACGATGCTGGCCCAGGTGGTAGGTGTAATTATCGGCTCTCCTGAATTTCAACGTAAGTAA
- a CDS encoding RNA polymerase sigma factor, which yields MLAYGSFSDSELITLLKEGDASAYTVIYNRYFEELYIHACQRLRDKDEAQDVIHELFAALWNKKEALEIKSSLAAYLYTSVRNRIMDVIAHQQVETKYVSSLQNFIETGYCITDHQVRERQLTALIEKGISELPPKMREVFELSRKHVMSHKEIALQLNLSEQTVRKQVNNALKILRLKLGMMLFLVV from the coding sequence ATGCTGGCTTATGGTTCGTTTTCAGATTCAGAACTCATAACCCTTCTTAAAGAAGGTGATGCCAGCGCTTATACCGTTATTTACAACCGTTATTTTGAGGAGCTTTACATTCATGCCTGCCAGCGCCTGCGCGATAAGGATGAGGCCCAGGATGTAATCCATGAACTTTTTGCAGCGCTTTGGAATAAAAAGGAAGCATTGGAGATCAAATCCAGTCTTGCAGCTTACCTGTATACTTCGGTGCGCAACCGGATCATGGATGTGATTGCCCACCAGCAGGTAGAAACTAAATATGTAAGTTCACTACAAAATTTTATAGAGACAGGATATTGCATTACTGACCATCAGGTCAGGGAGCGGCAGCTGACCGCCCTGATTGAAAAAGGGATCTCGGAGCTTCCTCCCAAAATGAGGGAAGTGTTTGAGCTGAGCCGCAAACATGTAATGAGCCACAAAGAAATTGCCCTTCAGCTGAATTTATCAGAGCAGACCGTTCGGAAACAGGTAAATAATGCCCTCAAAATATTGCGTTTAAAGCTTGGAATGATGTTGTTTTTGGTTGTATAA
- a CDS encoding SRPBCC family protein, which produces MSENKVSLHRVIKASPEKVYRAFTETLAIASWLPPYGFLCTVHNMDVRVGGTFKMSFHNFTTGNGHSFGGEYLELKPNEFIKYTDKFDDPNLPGVMTTSVWLQKTSVGTELRVLQENIPAVIPAEMCYLGWQESLEKLIKLVEPEIPDA; this is translated from the coding sequence ATGTCAGAAAACAAAGTTTCATTGCACAGAGTAATTAAGGCCTCACCTGAAAAGGTTTATCGGGCCTTTACCGAAACCCTGGCCATTGCCTCCTGGCTGCCGCCATATGGTTTTCTTTGTACCGTACACAATATGGATGTTCGTGTAGGTGGTACTTTTAAAATGTCCTTTCACAATTTTACAACCGGTAACGGCCATTCCTTTGGCGGAGAGTACTTAGAGCTGAAGCCAAACGAGTTTATTAAATACACAGACAAATTTGACGATCCTAACCTGCCAGGAGTAATGACTACTTCTGTATGGCTTCAAAAAACATCTGTAGGTACTGAACTGAGGGTATTGCAGGAGAATATCCCAGCCGTGATCCCTGCCGAAATGTGTTACCTGGGCTGGCAGGAATCCCTGGAAAAACTCATTAAACTGGTAGAACCAGAAATTCCGGATGCCTGA
- the hemW gene encoding radical SAM family heme chaperone HemW, whose amino-acid sequence MSGIYIHIPFCKKACTYCDFHFSTSLKYADEMTDAICTEIVKKKDRVNGQVGSIYFGGGTPSVLSSKAFEKIFGTLEQHFSVSSDAEITIEANPDDLNAKKIAELRQLPVNRFSIGIQSFFEEDLIWMNRAHNASEAESCIKRSQDAGFENLSIDLIYGYPLLTDNKWLSNIQKAIAFQVPHISAYSLTVEPRTALASAIKRGKQTPVNDEQSATQFLTLTEKLQEAGFEHYEISNFSKPGKYAVHNTNYWRGIPYLGIGPSAHGFDGQARYLNIANNAAYLNALQSGNLAESIEKLDIYDRFNEYIMTSLRTMWGSSLQKITADFGKEFLADTLKNSRPFVEKKWLMNHNEHLILTKEGKLFADHIASELFLIPDDHH is encoded by the coding sequence ATGTCCGGAATTTACATCCACATCCCTTTCTGCAAAAAGGCATGTACCTATTGCGATTTCCATTTCAGCACCTCATTGAAATATGCGGATGAAATGACGGATGCCATCTGCACAGAAATTGTTAAAAAGAAAGACCGGGTAAACGGGCAGGTGGGCAGCATTTATTTTGGTGGCGGAACACCTTCTGTACTTTCCTCCAAAGCATTTGAAAAGATCTTCGGCACCCTGGAGCAGCACTTTTCTGTTTCCTCGGATGCGGAAATTACCATTGAGGCCAATCCCGACGACCTCAACGCAAAAAAAATAGCAGAACTCAGACAGCTTCCAGTAAACCGCTTCAGCATAGGTATCCAGTCTTTTTTTGAAGAAGACCTGATCTGGATGAACCGCGCCCATAATGCCTCGGAAGCCGAAAGCTGCATTAAACGGAGCCAGGATGCGGGCTTTGAAAACCTGAGCATCGATCTTATTTATGGCTATCCTTTGCTTACAGATAACAAATGGCTCAGCAACATTCAAAAAGCCATTGCATTTCAGGTACCGCACATTTCGGCCTACTCCCTAACCGTTGAGCCACGCACCGCATTGGCCAGTGCGATCAAAAGAGGTAAACAAACACCGGTAAACGATGAACAAAGCGCCACACAGTTCCTAACACTTACAGAAAAACTTCAGGAAGCAGGGTTTGAGCACTACGAAATCTCCAATTTCAGCAAACCAGGAAAATATGCGGTACACAACACCAATTACTGGCGGGGCATCCCTTACCTGGGCATTGGCCCTTCGGCCCATGGCTTTGACGGACAAGCACGTTACCTGAATATCGCCAATAACGCAGCGTATTTAAACGCACTGCAAAGTGGCAACCTGGCCGAAAGCATTGAAAAACTGGATATTTACGACCGCTTCAACGAGTACATCATGACCTCTCTGCGTACCATGTGGGGCAGCAGCTTGCAGAAAATAACAGCAGATTTCGGAAAGGAGTTCTTAGCAGATACACTGAAAAACAGCAGGCCTTTTGTAGAAAAAAAATGGCTGATGAACCACAACGAGCACCTAATCCTGACTAAAGAAGGAAAGTTGTTTGCAGATCATATTGCCTCAGAATTATTTTTAATACCCGACGATCATCATTAA
- a CDS encoding cupin-like domain-containing protein, whose product MKFNLTPIDIVDDISKADFEKNYLNARKPLIIKNMSKTWPAYEKWNLDYMKNIVGDKTVPLYDSSKADPSKPINASAAEMKFEDYIELIRNTPTDLRIFLFDPIKHAPKLLDDYRAPKELMGGFLDSYPNMFFGGKGSVTFLHYDIDLAHIFHTHFNGRKHVILFENKWKERLYQIPYATYALEDYDVERPDFEKFPALKGVQGVEAFLEHGDTLFMPTGYWHWMKYLDGSFSISLRAWDKSWVVKAKSLYNLTLQRKFDDFMKANFREKYMNWKEELAIKRANKALAKQWPA is encoded by the coding sequence ATGAAGTTTAACCTGACTCCAATCGATATCGTTGATGACATCAGCAAAGCGGATTTTGAAAAAAACTACCTGAATGCCCGCAAGCCATTGATCATAAAAAACATGTCCAAAACCTGGCCTGCATATGAGAAATGGAACCTGGATTACATGAAAAACATAGTGGGCGACAAGACTGTACCCCTGTACGACAGTTCAAAGGCTGACCCCTCCAAGCCTATTAATGCATCCGCAGCTGAAATGAAATTTGAGGATTACATTGAACTCATCAGAAATACCCCCACCGACCTTAGGATATTTTTATTTGACCCGATTAAACACGCCCCTAAATTGCTAGACGATTACCGGGCTCCTAAAGAATTAATGGGCGGTTTTTTGGACAGCTATCCAAATATGTTTTTTGGGGGAAAAGGTTCTGTAACCTTCCTGCATTACGACATAGACCTTGCACATATCTTCCATACCCATTTTAACGGGCGTAAACACGTGATCCTGTTCGAAAACAAATGGAAAGAACGCTTATACCAGATCCCCTACGCCACCTATGCCCTGGAAGATTACGATGTAGAACGGCCTGATTTTGAGAAATTTCCGGCATTAAAGGGCGTTCAGGGTGTGGAGGCCTTTCTGGAACATGGCGATACCTTGTTTATGCCTACGGGTTACTGGCATTGGATGAAATACCTGGACGGTTCTTTTTCTATAAGCCTGAGGGCCTGGGATAAATCCTGGGTTGTAAAAGCCAAAAGCCTATACAACCTTACCCTTCAGCGTAAGTTTGATGATTTTATGAAAGCCAATTTCAGGGAAAAATACATGAACTGGAAAGAAGAACTGGCCATAAAAAGAGCTAATAAAGCCTTGGCAAAACAATGGCCCGCATAA
- a CDS encoding FecR family protein has product MQNREAKELLKKYREGSCTAEEIALLESWYLEYEDETKPDFTPEAIAEEKSRIWLGLPVHQKQVKRIVLWPWIAAASVMLCVTLAVLFQKKDKELAADAATAKIVPGGNNAILTLANGDKIVLNDAANGNLASQSGITVTKTSDGQLVYQVGKSTETRAVEYNTVTTPKGGQYQVNLPDGTKVWLNAMSSLTFPVAFSGHEREVKLTGEAYFEVTHNKEKPFKVISNEQSVEVLGTHFNVSAYKEDGYVATTLLEGKVKVQIKEGEVSTVLRPGEQSMLKNQKLNTRFVNAENDIAWVNNDFAFDNEELGSIMRKIARWYDVEVICPPEMEKLEFTGFMSRQKNIEEVLKRMVIPDIIQFKIEGRRVTVMP; this is encoded by the coding sequence ATGCAGAATAGAGAAGCGAAGGAATTGTTAAAGAAATACAGAGAAGGCAGCTGTACCGCAGAAGAGATTGCGTTACTGGAAAGCTGGTACCTGGAATATGAGGATGAGACTAAACCCGATTTTACACCTGAGGCGATAGCAGAAGAAAAGTCCAGGATATGGCTGGGATTGCCTGTACATCAGAAACAGGTTAAACGCATTGTGCTATGGCCATGGATTGCAGCTGCATCGGTAATGTTGTGCGTAACGCTGGCGGTACTTTTTCAGAAGAAAGATAAAGAGCTGGCGGCGGATGCTGCAACTGCCAAAATAGTACCTGGTGGCAATAATGCCATTCTTACCCTGGCAAATGGCGATAAGATAGTTTTAAACGATGCTGCAAATGGGAACCTGGCCAGCCAATCGGGCATTACAGTAACCAAAACCAGTGATGGGCAGCTGGTGTACCAGGTTGGTAAAAGTACTGAAACAAGGGCGGTTGAGTACAATACAGTTACTACACCGAAGGGCGGACAATACCAGGTTAACTTGCCTGATGGTACTAAAGTCTGGTTAAATGCCATGTCTTCCTTAACCTTCCCTGTGGCTTTTTCGGGTCATGAACGTGAGGTCAAATTAACAGGAGAAGCTTATTTTGAGGTGACGCATAATAAAGAAAAACCTTTTAAAGTGATTTCTAATGAACAGAGTGTTGAGGTATTAGGAACGCACTTTAATGTAAGCGCTTATAAAGAAGATGGTTATGTTGCTACTACTTTGCTGGAAGGTAAAGTTAAGGTGCAAATAAAGGAAGGAGAAGTGTCTACGGTATTGAGACCAGGCGAGCAAAGTATGCTGAAAAACCAGAAACTTAATACCAGGTTTGTGAATGCAGAAAATGATATAGCCTGGGTAAATAATGATTTTGCGTTTGATAACGAAGAGTTAGGTAGCATTATGCGGAAGATAGCCAGGTGGTATGATGTAGAGGTAATCTGTCCTCCAGAGATGGAAAAATTAGAGTTTACGGGGTTTATGTCCCGTCAGAAAAATATTGAGGAAGTTCTGAAAAGAATGGTTATACCAGACATTATTCAGTTTAAGATAGAAGGAAGGAGGGTTACTGTTATGCCATAG